The Canis lupus dingo isolate Sandy chromosome 26, ASM325472v2, whole genome shotgun sequence genome has a segment encoding these proteins:
- the LZTR1 gene encoding leucine-zipper-like transcriptional regulator 1 isoform X1, which yields MAGPGGSGGPIGAGALAGSARSKVAPSVDFDHSCSDSVEYLTLNFGPFETVHRWRRLPPCDEFVGARRSKHTVVAYKDAIYVFGGDNGKTMLNDLLRFDVKDCSWCRAFTTGTPPAPRYHHSAVVYGSSMFVFGGYTGDIYSNSNLKNKNDLFEYKFATGQWTEWKIEGRLPVARSAHGATVYSDKLWIFAGYDGNARLNDMWTIGLQDRELTCWEEVAQSGEIPPSCCNFPVAVCRDKMFVFSGQSGAKITNNLFQFEFKDKTWTRIPTEHLLRGSPPPPQRRYGHTMVAFDRHLYVFGGAADNTLPNELHCYDVDFQTWEVVQPSSDSEVGAAEVPERASASEEAPALPSEERGGFKKSRDVFGLDFGTSTAKQPGPPASELPSGRLFHAAAVISDAMYIFGGTVDNNIRSGEMYRFQFSCYPKCTLHEDYGRLWESRQFCDVEFVLGEKEECVQGHVAIVTARSRWLRRKIVQARERLGQKLEEEAGPAPREVPAGAVGGARPPLLRVAIREAEARPFEVLMQFLYMDKIKYPRKGHVEDVLLIMDVYKLALSFQLCRLEQLCRQYIEASVDLQNVLVVCESAARLQLGQLKEHCLNFVVKESHFNQVIMMKEFERLSSPLIVEIVRRKQQPPPRAPSEQPVDIGTSLIQDMKAYLEGAGAEFCDITLLLDGHPRPAHKAILAARSSYFEAMFRSFMPEDGQVNISIGEMVPSRQAFESMLRYIYYGEVNMPPEDSLYLFAAPYYYGFYNNRLQAYCKQNLEMNVTVQNVLQILEAADKTQALDMKRHCLHIIVHQFTKVSKLPTLRSLSQQLLLDIIDSLASHISDKQCAELGADI from the exons ATGGCTGGGCCGGGGGGCTCGGGAGGCCCGATCGGGGCCGGGGCCCTGGCGGGCAGCGCACGGTCCAAGGTAGCCCCGAGCGTGGACTTTGACCACAGCTGCTCTGACAGTGTTGAGTACCTGACACTCAACTTCGGGCCCTTCGAGACAGTGCATCGTTGGCGGCGCCTCCCGCCCTGCGACGAGTTCGTGGGGGCCCG GCGCAGCAAGCACACAGTGGTGGCCTATAAAGATGCCATCTATGTATTTGGTGGAGACAATGG GAAGACCATGCTCAATGACCTCCTGCGGTTCGACGTGAAGGACTGCTCCTGGTGCAG GGCCTTCACCACTGGCACTCCACCAGCCCCCCGCTACCACCACTCGGCCGTTGTCTACGGAAGCAGCATGTTTGTCTTTG GGGGCTACACTGGGGACATTTATTCCAATTCTAACCTGAAGAATAAAAACGACCTTTTTGAATATAAGTTTGCAACTGGCCAATGGACGGAGTGGAAAATTGAAGGACG GTTGCCAGTCGCTAGGTCTGCCCACGGCGCCACGGTGTACAGCGACAAGCTGTGGATCTTTGCTGGCTATGACGGCAATGCCAG GTTGAATGACATGTGGACCATTGGCCTCCAAGACCGGGAGCTCACATgctgggaggag GTGGCCCAGAGTGGCGAGATCCCGCCCTCCTGCTGCAACTTCCCGGTGGCCGTGTGCCGCGACAAGATGTTTGTGTTCTCAGGGCAGAGCGGAGCCAAGATAACCAACAACCTCTTCCAGTTTGAATTCAAGGACAAGAC GTGGACCCGCATCCCCACCGAGCACCTGCTTCGTggctccccaccgcccccccagcGGCGCTATGGGCACACCATGGTGGCCTTTGACCGCCACCTCTACGTGTTTGGGGGCGCAGCGGACAACACGCTGCCTAACGAGCTGCACTGCTATGATGTGGACTTCCAGACCTGGGAGGTGGTGCAGCCCAGCTCGGACAGCGAG gTCGGCGCGGCTGAGGTGCCCGAGCGAGCATCGGCGTCCGAGGAGGCGCCCGCGCTGCCCTCCGAGGAGCGGGGCGGCTTCAAGAAGTCCCGGGATGTGTTCGGCCTGGACTTCGGCACCAGCACGGCCAAGCAGCCCGGCCCGCCGGCCTCCGAG CTGCCCAGCGGAAGGCTCTTCCACGCGGCCGCTGTGATCTCAGACGCCATGTACATCTTCGGGGGGACCGTGGACAACAACATCCGGAGCGGGGAGATGTACAGGTtccag TTCTCCTGTTACCCCAAGTGCACGCTGCATGAGGACTACGGGCGGCTGTGGGAGAGCCGCCAGTTCTGCGACGTGGAGTTTGTGCTGGGTGAG AAGGAGGAGTGTGTGCAGGGCCACGTGGCCATCGTCACGGCGCGGAGCCGCTGGCTGCGCAGGAAGATCGTGCAGGCGCGGGAGCGGCTGGGCCAG AAGCtagaggaggaggcaggcccGGCTCCCAGGGAGGTCCCTGCTGGGGCCGTGGGGGGGGCCCGGCCGCCCCTGCTGCGCGTGGCCATCCGCGAGGCCGAGGCCCGGCCCTTCGAAGTGCTCATGCAGTTCCTCTACATGGACAAGATCAAGTACCCGCGGAAAG GCCACGTGGAGGACGTGCTGCTCATCATGGACGTGTACAAGTTGGCTCTGAGCTTCCAGCTGTGCCGCCTGGAGCAGCTGTGCCGCCAGTACATCGAGGCCTCCGTGGACCTGCAGAACGTGCTGGTCGTGTGCGAGAGCGCCGCCAGGCTGCAGCTGGGCCAGCTGAAG GAGCACTGCCTGAACTTCGTGGTGAAGGAGTCCCACTTCAACCAGGTGATCATGATGAAGGAGTTCGAGcgcctctcctccccactgatCGTGGAGATCGTTCGGCGGAAGCAGCAgccgcctccccgcgccccctcAGAGCAGCCTGTGGACATCG GCACGTCTCTGATCCAGGACATGAAGGCATACCTGGAGGGAGCAGGTGCGGAGTTCTGTGACATCACTCTGCTGCTGGATGGGCACCCGAGACCGGCCCACAAGGCCATCCTGGCCGCTCGCTccag CTACTTCGAGGCCATGTTCCGGTCCTTCATGCCGGAGGACGGCCAGGTGAACATCTCCATTGGGGAGATGGTGCCCAGCAGGCAGGCCTTTGAGTCCATGCTGCGCTACATCTACTACGGGGAGGTCAACATGCCGCCGGAGGACTCTCT CTACCTGTTTGCGGCCCCCTACTATTACGGCTTCTACAACAACCGGCTGCAAGCGTACTGCAAGCAGAACCTGGAGATGAACGTGACCGTGCAGAACGTACTGCAG ATCCTGGAGGCGGCCGACAAGACGCAGGCCCTGGACATGAAGCGGCACTGCCTGCACATCATCGTGCACCAGTTCACCAAG GTTTCCAAGCTGCCCACGCTGCGCTCGCTGAGTCAGCAGCTGCTGCTCGACATCATAGACTCGCTGGCCTCCCACATCTCCGACAAGCAGTGCGCAGAGCTGGGCGCCGACATATGA
- the LZTR1 gene encoding leucine-zipper-like transcriptional regulator 1 isoform X2: MAGPGGSGGPIGAGALAGSARSKVAPSVDFDHSCSDSVEYLTLNFGPFETVHRWRRLPPCDEFVGARRSKHTVVAYKDAIYVFGGDNGKTMLNDLLRFDVKDCSWCRAFTTGTPPAPRYHHSAVVYGSSMFVFGGYTGDIYSNSNLKNKNDLFEYKFATGQWTEWKIEGRLPVARSAHGATVYSDKLWIFAGYDGNARLNDMWTIGLQDRELTCWEEVAQSGEIPPSCCNFPVAVCRDKMFVFSGQSGAKITNNLFQFEFKDKTWTRIPTEHLLRGSPPPPQRRYGHTMVAFDRHLYVFGGAADNTLPNELHCYDVDFQTWEVVQPSSDSEVGAAEVPERASASEEAPALPSEERGGFKKSRDVFGLDFGTSTAKQPGPPASELPSGRLFHAAAVISDAMYIFGGTVDNNIRSGEMYRFQFSCYPKCTLHEDYGRLWESRQFCDVEFVLGEKEECVQGHVAIVTARSRWLRRKIVQARERLGQKLEEEAGPAPREVPAGAVGGARPPLLRVAIREAEARPFEVLMQFLYMDKIKYPRKGHVEDVLLIMDVYKLALSFQLCRLEQLCRQYIEASVDLQNVLVVCESAARLQLGQLKVIMMKEFERLSSPLIVEIVRRKQQPPPRAPSEQPVDIGTSLIQDMKAYLEGAGAEFCDITLLLDGHPRPAHKAILAARSSYFEAMFRSFMPEDGQVNISIGEMVPSRQAFESMLRYIYYGEVNMPPEDSLYLFAAPYYYGFYNNRLQAYCKQNLEMNVTVQNVLQILEAADKTQALDMKRHCLHIIVHQFTKVSKLPTLRSLSQQLLLDIIDSLASHISDKQCAELGADI, translated from the exons ATGGCTGGGCCGGGGGGCTCGGGAGGCCCGATCGGGGCCGGGGCCCTGGCGGGCAGCGCACGGTCCAAGGTAGCCCCGAGCGTGGACTTTGACCACAGCTGCTCTGACAGTGTTGAGTACCTGACACTCAACTTCGGGCCCTTCGAGACAGTGCATCGTTGGCGGCGCCTCCCGCCCTGCGACGAGTTCGTGGGGGCCCG GCGCAGCAAGCACACAGTGGTGGCCTATAAAGATGCCATCTATGTATTTGGTGGAGACAATGG GAAGACCATGCTCAATGACCTCCTGCGGTTCGACGTGAAGGACTGCTCCTGGTGCAG GGCCTTCACCACTGGCACTCCACCAGCCCCCCGCTACCACCACTCGGCCGTTGTCTACGGAAGCAGCATGTTTGTCTTTG GGGGCTACACTGGGGACATTTATTCCAATTCTAACCTGAAGAATAAAAACGACCTTTTTGAATATAAGTTTGCAACTGGCCAATGGACGGAGTGGAAAATTGAAGGACG GTTGCCAGTCGCTAGGTCTGCCCACGGCGCCACGGTGTACAGCGACAAGCTGTGGATCTTTGCTGGCTATGACGGCAATGCCAG GTTGAATGACATGTGGACCATTGGCCTCCAAGACCGGGAGCTCACATgctgggaggag GTGGCCCAGAGTGGCGAGATCCCGCCCTCCTGCTGCAACTTCCCGGTGGCCGTGTGCCGCGACAAGATGTTTGTGTTCTCAGGGCAGAGCGGAGCCAAGATAACCAACAACCTCTTCCAGTTTGAATTCAAGGACAAGAC GTGGACCCGCATCCCCACCGAGCACCTGCTTCGTggctccccaccgcccccccagcGGCGCTATGGGCACACCATGGTGGCCTTTGACCGCCACCTCTACGTGTTTGGGGGCGCAGCGGACAACACGCTGCCTAACGAGCTGCACTGCTATGATGTGGACTTCCAGACCTGGGAGGTGGTGCAGCCCAGCTCGGACAGCGAG gTCGGCGCGGCTGAGGTGCCCGAGCGAGCATCGGCGTCCGAGGAGGCGCCCGCGCTGCCCTCCGAGGAGCGGGGCGGCTTCAAGAAGTCCCGGGATGTGTTCGGCCTGGACTTCGGCACCAGCACGGCCAAGCAGCCCGGCCCGCCGGCCTCCGAG CTGCCCAGCGGAAGGCTCTTCCACGCGGCCGCTGTGATCTCAGACGCCATGTACATCTTCGGGGGGACCGTGGACAACAACATCCGGAGCGGGGAGATGTACAGGTtccag TTCTCCTGTTACCCCAAGTGCACGCTGCATGAGGACTACGGGCGGCTGTGGGAGAGCCGCCAGTTCTGCGACGTGGAGTTTGTGCTGGGTGAG AAGGAGGAGTGTGTGCAGGGCCACGTGGCCATCGTCACGGCGCGGAGCCGCTGGCTGCGCAGGAAGATCGTGCAGGCGCGGGAGCGGCTGGGCCAG AAGCtagaggaggaggcaggcccGGCTCCCAGGGAGGTCCCTGCTGGGGCCGTGGGGGGGGCCCGGCCGCCCCTGCTGCGCGTGGCCATCCGCGAGGCCGAGGCCCGGCCCTTCGAAGTGCTCATGCAGTTCCTCTACATGGACAAGATCAAGTACCCGCGGAAAG GCCACGTGGAGGACGTGCTGCTCATCATGGACGTGTACAAGTTGGCTCTGAGCTTCCAGCTGTGCCGCCTGGAGCAGCTGTGCCGCCAGTACATCGAGGCCTCCGTGGACCTGCAGAACGTGCTGGTCGTGTGCGAGAGCGCCGCCAGGCTGCAGCTGGGCCAGCTGAAG GTGATCATGATGAAGGAGTTCGAGcgcctctcctccccactgatCGTGGAGATCGTTCGGCGGAAGCAGCAgccgcctccccgcgccccctcAGAGCAGCCTGTGGACATCG GCACGTCTCTGATCCAGGACATGAAGGCATACCTGGAGGGAGCAGGTGCGGAGTTCTGTGACATCACTCTGCTGCTGGATGGGCACCCGAGACCGGCCCACAAGGCCATCCTGGCCGCTCGCTccag CTACTTCGAGGCCATGTTCCGGTCCTTCATGCCGGAGGACGGCCAGGTGAACATCTCCATTGGGGAGATGGTGCCCAGCAGGCAGGCCTTTGAGTCCATGCTGCGCTACATCTACTACGGGGAGGTCAACATGCCGCCGGAGGACTCTCT CTACCTGTTTGCGGCCCCCTACTATTACGGCTTCTACAACAACCGGCTGCAAGCGTACTGCAAGCAGAACCTGGAGATGAACGTGACCGTGCAGAACGTACTGCAG ATCCTGGAGGCGGCCGACAAGACGCAGGCCCTGGACATGAAGCGGCACTGCCTGCACATCATCGTGCACCAGTTCACCAAG GTTTCCAAGCTGCCCACGCTGCGCTCGCTGAGTCAGCAGCTGCTGCTCGACATCATAGACTCGCTGGCCTCCCACATCTCCGACAAGCAGTGCGCAGAGCTGGGCGCCGACATATGA
- the THAP7 gene encoding THAP domain-containing protein 7 isoform X3 has protein sequence MPRHCSAAGCCTRDTRETRNRGISFHRSARVRMRPFYPLRGATIAHAPSSVWREACICRLPKKDNPRRGLWLANCQRLDPSGQGLWDPASEYIYFCSKHFEENCFELVGIRCSDSRGPTTPFSPPPPADVTCFPVEEASAPAALPASPTGRLEAGLSSPFSDLLGPLGAQADEAGCSAQPSPEREPERQPSPLEPRPVSPSAYMLRLPPPAGAYIQNEHSYQVGSALLWKRRAEAALDALDKAQRQLQACKRREQRLRLRLSKLQQERAREKRAQADARQTLKEHVQDFAMQLSSSMA, from the exons ATGCCGCGTCACTGCTCCGCCGCCGGCTGCTGCACACGGGACACGCGCGAGACGCGCAACCGCGGCATCTCTTTCCACAGGTCAGCGCGCGTGCGCATGCGCCCGTTTTACCCTCTTCGCGGAGCCACGATTGCGCACGCGCCTTCCTCTGTTTGGCGCGAGGCTTGTATTTGTAG ACTTCCCAAGAAGGACAACCCGAGGCGAGGCTTGTGGCTGGCCAACTGCCAGCGGCTGGACCCTAGCGGCCAGGGCCTGTGGGACCCGGCTTCCGAGTACATCTACTTCTGCTCCAAACACTTCGAGGAGAACTGCTTTGAGCTGGTGGGCATCAG atGCTCTGACAGCCGGGGGCCCACGACTCCATTTTCTCCACCTCCACCTGCTGATGTCACTTGCTTTCCTGTGGAAGAGGCATCAGCCCCTGCTGCTTTGCCTGCCTCCCCCACTGGGAGGTTGGAGGCTGGCCTCAGCAGCCCCTTCTCAGacctcctggggcccctgggtgcccaGGCAGATGAAGCAGGCTGCAGCGCCCAGCCCTCACCGGAGCGGGAGCCAGAGAGACAGCCGTCCCCCCTTGAGCCACGCCCCGTGTCACCCTCAGCCTATATGCTACGCCTCCCACCCCCAGCGGGCGCCTACATCCAGAATGAGCACAGCTACCAGGTGGGCAGCGCCCTGCTCTGGAAGCGGCGGGCTGAGGCCGCACTTGATGCTCTGGACAAGGCCCAGCGCCAGCTGCAGGCCTGCAAGCGGCGAGAGCAGCGCCTGCGGCTCCGGCTAAGCAAGCTGCAGCAGGAACGGGCACGGGAGAAGCGGGCGCAGGCTGATGCCCGCCAGACTCTGAAGGAGCACGTGCAGGACTTTGCCATGCAGCTGAGCAGCAGCATGGCGTGA
- the THAP7 gene encoding THAP domain-containing protein 7 isoform X2: MPRHCSAAGCCTRDTRETRNRGISFHRLPKKDNPRRGLWLANCQRLDPSGQGLWDPASEYIYFCSKHFEENCFELVGISGYHRLKEGAVPTIFESFSKLRRTTKTKGHSYPPGPPDISRLRRCRKRCSDSRGPTTPFSPPPPADVTCFPVEEASAPAALPASPTGRLEAGLSSPFSDLLGPLGAQADEAGCSAQPSPEREPERQPSPLEPRPVSPSAYMLRLPPPAGAYIQNEHSYQVGSALLWKRRAEAALDALDKAQRQLQACKRREQRLRLRLSKLQQERAREKRAQADARQTLKEHVQDFAMQLSSSMA, translated from the exons ATGCCGCGTCACTGCTCCGCCGCCGGCTGCTGCACACGGGACACGCGCGAGACGCGCAACCGCGGCATCTCTTTCCACAG ACTTCCCAAGAAGGACAACCCGAGGCGAGGCTTGTGGCTGGCCAACTGCCAGCGGCTGGACCCTAGCGGCCAGGGCCTGTGGGACCCGGCTTCCGAGTACATCTACTTCTGCTCCAAACACTTCGAGGAGAACTGCTTTGAGCTGGTGGGCATCAG TGGGTATCACAGGCTGAAGGAGGGGGCGGTTCCCACGATATTTGAGTCTTTCTCCAAGCTACGCCGGACGACCAAGACCAAGGGACACAGTTACCCACCTGGCCCCCCCGACATCAGCCGGCTCCGGCGATGCAGGAAGCG atGCTCTGACAGCCGGGGGCCCACGACTCCATTTTCTCCACCTCCACCTGCTGATGTCACTTGCTTTCCTGTGGAAGAGGCATCAGCCCCTGCTGCTTTGCCTGCCTCCCCCACTGGGAGGTTGGAGGCTGGCCTCAGCAGCCCCTTCTCAGacctcctggggcccctgggtgcccaGGCAGATGAAGCAGGCTGCAGCGCCCAGCCCTCACCGGAGCGGGAGCCAGAGAGACAGCCGTCCCCCCTTGAGCCACGCCCCGTGTCACCCTCAGCCTATATGCTACGCCTCCCACCCCCAGCGGGCGCCTACATCCAGAATGAGCACAGCTACCAGGTGGGCAGCGCCCTGCTCTGGAAGCGGCGGGCTGAGGCCGCACTTGATGCTCTGGACAAGGCCCAGCGCCAGCTGCAGGCCTGCAAGCGGCGAGAGCAGCGCCTGCGGCTCCGGCTAAGCAAGCTGCAGCAGGAACGGGCACGGGAGAAGCGGGCGCAGGCTGATGCCCGCCAGACTCTGAAGGAGCACGTGCAGGACTTTGCCATGCAGCTGAGCAGCAGCATGGCGTGA
- the THAP7 gene encoding THAP domain-containing protein 7 isoform X1 → MPRHCSAAGCCTRDTRETRNRGISFHRSARVRMRPFYPLRGATIAHAPSSVWREACICRLPKKDNPRRGLWLANCQRLDPSGQGLWDPASEYIYFCSKHFEENCFELVGISGYHRLKEGAVPTIFESFSKLRRTTKTKGHSYPPGPPDISRLRRCRKRCSDSRGPTTPFSPPPPADVTCFPVEEASAPAALPASPTGRLEAGLSSPFSDLLGPLGAQADEAGCSAQPSPEREPERQPSPLEPRPVSPSAYMLRLPPPAGAYIQNEHSYQVGSALLWKRRAEAALDALDKAQRQLQACKRREQRLRLRLSKLQQERAREKRAQADARQTLKEHVQDFAMQLSSSMA, encoded by the exons ATGCCGCGTCACTGCTCCGCCGCCGGCTGCTGCACACGGGACACGCGCGAGACGCGCAACCGCGGCATCTCTTTCCACAGGTCAGCGCGCGTGCGCATGCGCCCGTTTTACCCTCTTCGCGGAGCCACGATTGCGCACGCGCCTTCCTCTGTTTGGCGCGAGGCTTGTATTTGTAG ACTTCCCAAGAAGGACAACCCGAGGCGAGGCTTGTGGCTGGCCAACTGCCAGCGGCTGGACCCTAGCGGCCAGGGCCTGTGGGACCCGGCTTCCGAGTACATCTACTTCTGCTCCAAACACTTCGAGGAGAACTGCTTTGAGCTGGTGGGCATCAG TGGGTATCACAGGCTGAAGGAGGGGGCGGTTCCCACGATATTTGAGTCTTTCTCCAAGCTACGCCGGACGACCAAGACCAAGGGACACAGTTACCCACCTGGCCCCCCCGACATCAGCCGGCTCCGGCGATGCAGGAAGCG atGCTCTGACAGCCGGGGGCCCACGACTCCATTTTCTCCACCTCCACCTGCTGATGTCACTTGCTTTCCTGTGGAAGAGGCATCAGCCCCTGCTGCTTTGCCTGCCTCCCCCACTGGGAGGTTGGAGGCTGGCCTCAGCAGCCCCTTCTCAGacctcctggggcccctgggtgcccaGGCAGATGAAGCAGGCTGCAGCGCCCAGCCCTCACCGGAGCGGGAGCCAGAGAGACAGCCGTCCCCCCTTGAGCCACGCCCCGTGTCACCCTCAGCCTATATGCTACGCCTCCCACCCCCAGCGGGCGCCTACATCCAGAATGAGCACAGCTACCAGGTGGGCAGCGCCCTGCTCTGGAAGCGGCGGGCTGAGGCCGCACTTGATGCTCTGGACAAGGCCCAGCGCCAGCTGCAGGCCTGCAAGCGGCGAGAGCAGCGCCTGCGGCTCCGGCTAAGCAAGCTGCAGCAGGAACGGGCACGGGAGAAGCGGGCGCAGGCTGATGCCCGCCAGACTCTGAAGGAGCACGTGCAGGACTTTGCCATGCAGCTGAGCAGCAGCATGGCGTGA
- the THAP7 gene encoding THAP domain-containing protein 7 isoform X4 codes for MPRHCSAAGCCTRDTRETRNRGISFHRLPKKDNPRRGLWLANCQRLDPSGQGLWDPASEYIYFCSKHFEENCFELVGIRCSDSRGPTTPFSPPPPADVTCFPVEEASAPAALPASPTGRLEAGLSSPFSDLLGPLGAQADEAGCSAQPSPEREPERQPSPLEPRPVSPSAYMLRLPPPAGAYIQNEHSYQVGSALLWKRRAEAALDALDKAQRQLQACKRREQRLRLRLSKLQQERAREKRAQADARQTLKEHVQDFAMQLSSSMA; via the exons ATGCCGCGTCACTGCTCCGCCGCCGGCTGCTGCACACGGGACACGCGCGAGACGCGCAACCGCGGCATCTCTTTCCACAG ACTTCCCAAGAAGGACAACCCGAGGCGAGGCTTGTGGCTGGCCAACTGCCAGCGGCTGGACCCTAGCGGCCAGGGCCTGTGGGACCCGGCTTCCGAGTACATCTACTTCTGCTCCAAACACTTCGAGGAGAACTGCTTTGAGCTGGTGGGCATCAG atGCTCTGACAGCCGGGGGCCCACGACTCCATTTTCTCCACCTCCACCTGCTGATGTCACTTGCTTTCCTGTGGAAGAGGCATCAGCCCCTGCTGCTTTGCCTGCCTCCCCCACTGGGAGGTTGGAGGCTGGCCTCAGCAGCCCCTTCTCAGacctcctggggcccctgggtgcccaGGCAGATGAAGCAGGCTGCAGCGCCCAGCCCTCACCGGAGCGGGAGCCAGAGAGACAGCCGTCCCCCCTTGAGCCACGCCCCGTGTCACCCTCAGCCTATATGCTACGCCTCCCACCCCCAGCGGGCGCCTACATCCAGAATGAGCACAGCTACCAGGTGGGCAGCGCCCTGCTCTGGAAGCGGCGGGCTGAGGCCGCACTTGATGCTCTGGACAAGGCCCAGCGCCAGCTGCAGGCCTGCAAGCGGCGAGAGCAGCGCCTGCGGCTCCGGCTAAGCAAGCTGCAGCAGGAACGGGCACGGGAGAAGCGGGCGCAGGCTGATGCCCGCCAGACTCTGAAGGAGCACGTGCAGGACTTTGCCATGCAGCTGAGCAGCAGCATGGCGTGA
- the LOC112677007 gene encoding tubulin alpha-3 chain, with protein MRECISIHVGQAGVQIGNACWELYCLEHGIQPDGQMPSDKTIGGGDDSFNTFFSETGAGKHVPRAVFVDLEPTVVDEVRTGTYRQLFHPEQLITGKEDAANNYARGHYTIGKEIVDLVLDRIRKLADLCTGLQGFLIFHSFGGGTGSGFASLLMERLSVDYGKKSKLEFAIYPAPQVSTAVVEPYNSILTTHTTLEHSDCAFMVDNEAIYDICRRNLDIERPTYTNLNRLIGQIVSSITASLRFDGALNVDLTEFQTNLVPYPRIHFPLATYAPVISAEKAYHEQLSVAEITNACFEPANQMVKCDPRHGKYMACCMLYRGDVVPKDVNAAIATIKTKRTIQFVDWCPTGFKVGINYQPPTVVPGGDLAKVQRAVCMLSNTTAIAEAWARLDHKFDLMYAKRAFVHWYVGEGMEEGEFSEAREDLAALEKDYEEVGVDSVEAEAEEGEEY; from the exons CGCGAGTGCATCTCTATCCACGTGGGGCAGGCAGGTGTCCAGATCGGCAATGCCTGCTGGGAACTGTACTGCCTTGAACATGGAATTCAGCCTGATGGTCAAATGCCAAGTGACAAAACCATCGGCGGTGGGGATGACTCGTTCAACACGTTCTTCAGCGAGACTGGGGCTGGCAAGCATGTGCCCAGAGCAGTGTTTGTGGACCTGGAACCCACCGTGGTCG ATGAAGTGCGCACGGGGACCTACAGGCAGCTCTTCCACCCAGAGCAGCTGATCACCGGGAAGGAGGATGCAGCCAATAATTACGCCAGAGGCCATTACACCATTGGCAAGGAGATCGTCGACCTGGTCCTGGACCGGATCCGGAAACTG GCGGATCTGTGCACAGGGCTGCAGGGCTTCCTCATCTTCCACAGTTTCGGGGGCGGCACCGGCTCTGGGTTTGCATCTCTGCTCATGGAGCGGCTGTCGGTGGACTACGGCAAGAAGTCCAAGCTGGAATTTGCCATCTACCCGGCTCCCCAGGTGTCCACGGCCGTGGTGGAGCCCTACAACTCCATCCTGACCACCCACACCACCCTGGAGCATTCCGACTGTGCCTTCATGGTGGACAACGAGGCCATCTACGACATATGTCGGCGCAACCTGGATATCGAGCGGCCCACGTACACCAACCTCAATCGTCTGATCGGGCAGATCGTGTCCTCCATCACAGCCTCCCTGCGATTCGATGGGGCCCTGAACGTCGACTTGACGGAATTCCAGACCAACCTGGTCCCGTACCCCCGCATCCACTTCCCCCTGGCCACCTATGCCCCGGTCATCTCAGCCGAGAAGGCCTACCACGAGCAGCTGTCCGTGGCCGAGATCACCAATGCCTGCTTCGAGCCGGCCAACCAGATGGTCAAGTGTGACCCTCGGCACGGCAAGTACATGGCCTGCTGCATGTTGTACAGGGGGGACGTGGTCCCGAAAGATGTCAACGCGGCCATCGCCACCATCAAGACCAAGCGCACCATCCAGTTTGTGGATTGGTGCCCGACTGGATTTAAG GTGGGCATCAACTACCAGCCCCCCACTGTCGTCCCCGGGGGTGACCTGGCCAAGGTGCAGCGGGCCGTGTGCATGCTGAGCAACACTACCGCCATCGCCGAGGCCTGGGCCCGCCTGGACCATAAGTTTGACCTCATGTATGCAAAGCGAGCCTTTGTGCACTGGTATGTGGGGGAAGGCATGGAGGAAGGGGAGTTCTCCGAGGCCCGGGAGGACCTGGCAGCCCTGGAGAAAGATTATGAAGAGGTGGGCGTGGATTCCGTGGAAGCAGAGGCTGAAGAAGGCGAAGAATACTGA